A section of the Saccopteryx leptura isolate mSacLep1 chromosome 4, mSacLep1_pri_phased_curated, whole genome shotgun sequence genome encodes:
- the ZNF703 gene encoding zinc finger protein 703 — protein MSDSPAGSNPRTPESSGSGSGSGGGGKRPAVPAVVSLLPPADPLRQANRLPIRVLKMLSAHTGHLLHPEYLQPLSSTPVSPIELDAKKSPLALLAQTCSQIGKPDPPPSSKLNSVAVAANGLGAEKDPGRSASGAASASAALKQLGDSPVEDKSSFKPYSKGSGGDSRKDGGSSSVSSTSSSSSLSPGDKAGFRVPSAACTPFPPHGAPVSASSSSSSPGGSRGCSPHHSDCKNGGGGGGSGELDKKDPEPKPSPEAVAVSRGSSAEPGAHSGVEAGGSGRKSEPPSALVGAGHVAPVSPYKPGHSVFPLPPSSIGYHGSIVGAYAGYPSQFVPGLDPSKSGLVGGQLSGGLGLPPGKPPSSSPLTGASPPSFLQGLCRDPYCLGGYHSASHLGGSSCSTCSAHDPAGPSLKAGGYPLVYPGHPLQPAALSSSAAQAALPGHPLYTYGFMLQNEPLPHSCNWVAASGPCDKRFATSEELLSHLRTHTALPGAEKLLATYPGASGLGSAAAAAAAAASCHLHLPPPSAPGSPGSLSLRSPHTLGLSRYHPYGKSHLSTAGGLAMPSLPTAGPYYSPYALYGQRLASASALGYQ, from the exons ATGAGCGATTCGCCCGCTGGATCTAACCCAAGGACACCCGAaagcagcggcagcggcagcggcagcggcggcggcgggaaGAGGCCGGCGGTGCCGGCGGTGGTGTCCCTCTTGCCCCCGGCGGACCCCCTGCGCCAAGCGAACAGGCTCCCTATCCGGGTCCTGAAGATGCTGAGCGCTCACACCGGCCACCTCCTGCACCCGGAGTACCTGCAGCCGCTGTCGTCCACTCCCGTCAGCCCCATTGAG CTGGACGCCAAGAAGAGTCCATTGGCGCTGCTGGCCCAGACTTGCTCGCAGATCGGCAAGCCGGACCCTCCGCCCTCGTCCAAGCTCAACTCGGTGGCGGTGGCGGCCAACGGGCTGGGAGCAGAGAAGGACCCTGGTCGCTCCGCCTCGGGCGCAGCTTCCGCGTCCGCCGCGCTCAAGCAGCTGGGGGACTCCCCCGTCGAGGACAAGTCCAGCTTCAAGCCCTACTCCAAGGGTTCCGGCGGCGACTCCCGTAAAGACGGTGGCTCATCCTCGGtgtcctccacttcctcctcatcctccttgtCCCCGGGAGACAAGGCAGGCTTCAGGGTCCCCAGCGCTGCCTGCACGCCCTTTCCCCCGCATGGAGCTCCGGTTTCCGCGTCGTCGTCTTCGTCCTCGCCCGGTGGCTCCCGGGGCTGCTCCCCGCACCACTCTGACTGCAAGAACGGCGGAGGCGGGGGTGGCAGCGGGGAGCTGGACAAGAAAGACCCGGAGCCCAAGCCCAGCCCGGAGGCGGTGGCTGTGAGCCGCGGGAGCTCTGCGGAGCCTGGCGCACACAGCGGTGTGGAGGCCGGAGGCTCTGGGCGCAAGTCGGAGCCGCCCTCGGCGCTGGTGGGGGCTGGCCACGTGGCGCCAGTGTCACCCTACAAACCGGGCCACTCCGTTTTCCCGCTGCCACCCTCCAGCATCGGCTACCACGGCTCCATCGTGGGCGCCTACGCCGGCTACCCCTCTCAGTTCGTGCCTGGCCTGGATCCTAGCAAGTCTGGCCTCGTGGGTGGCCAGCTGTCGGGGGGCCTGGGCCTGCCACCGGGCAAGCCCCCCAGCTCGAGCCCCCTCACCGGGGcctccccgccctccttcctgcaGGGATTATGCCGCGACCCCTACTGCCTGGGAGGTTACCACAGCGCCTCGCACCTCGGCGGCTCCAGCTGCTCCACTTGTAGCGCGCACGACCCAGCCGGGCCCAGCCTGAAGGCCGGGGGCTACCCGCTGGTGTACCCCGGGCACCCGCTGCAGCCCGCTGCACTCTCATCCAGCGCCGCGCAGGCCGCGCTCCCTGGCCACCCCCTCTACACCTACGGCTTCATGCTGCAGAACGAACCGCTACCGCACAGCTGCAATTGGGTAGCTGCCAGCGGGCCGTGCGACAAGCGCTTTGCCACTTCGGAGGAGCTGCTTAGCCATCTACGGACTCACACAGCCCTGCCGGGCGCAGAGAAACTTCTGGCCACCTACCCCGGGGCCTCCGGCCTGGGCAGCGCCGCCGCAGCCGCTGCAGCCGCTGCCTCCTGCCATCTGCACCTCCCCCCGCCCTCCGCCCCAGGCAGCCCCGGGTCGCTGTCATTGCGGAGTCCACACACTTTGGGGCTAAGCCGGTACCACCCCTATGGCAAGAGCCACTTATCCACAGCTGGGGGCCTGGCCATGCCGTCGCTCCCCACAGCCGGACCCTACTACTCACCGTACGCGCTGTACGGACAGAGACTAGCCTCGGCCTCCGCGCTCGGATACCAGTAA